GAAGGACGCTGCGCCGGGCACCATCCGCGCCGACTTCGCCGATTCCATCGATGCCAATGCCGCCCACGGCTCGGACTCGGTCGAGAACGCCGCGATTGAAATCGCGTACTTCTTCGCCGCGACCGACGTGGTCTCGCGCTGAGAGTAATGCCGTGAACGAGGTCGTACAGCCCACCGCCATCCCCATCGTGCTCGCCGAAGGCGCGCCGGTGGCCAAGCAGAACCTGCTCGACCTCGATCGCGCGGGCCTGGAGCGCTTCTTCGCCGAGACCCTCGGCGAAGCGCGCTACCGTGCCCACCAGGTGATGAAGTGGATCCACCACCACTACGTCACCGACTTCGATGAAATGACCGACCTGGGCAAGGCGCTGCGCGCCAAGCTGCACCAGCATGCCGAGGTCCGCGTTCCCAACATCGTGTTCGACAAGCCGTCTGCCGACGGGACCCACAAGTGGCTGCTGGCCATGGGCACCGACGGCAAGAACGCGATCGAAGCGGTGTACATCCCGGACAAGAACCGCGGCACGCTGTGCGTGTCCTCGCAGGTCGGCTGCGCGCTGAACTGCACGTTCTGTTCGACCGCCACCCAGGGCTTCAACCGCAATCTTTCCACCGCCGAGATCATCGGCCAGGTGTGGGTTGCCGCGCGCCACCTGGGCAACATCCCGCACAAGCAGCGTCGCCTCACCAACGTGGTGATGATGGGCATGGGCGAGCCGTTGATGAATTTCGACAACGTCGTGCGTGCCATGAGCGTGATGCGCGACGACCTGGGCTACGGCCTGGCCAACAAGCGGGTGACCCTGTCGACCTCCGGCCTGGTGCCACAGATCGACCGTCTCTCGGCCGAAAGCGATGTGTCGCTGGCGGTGTCGCTGCACGCACCCAACGATGCGCTGCGCGAGACCCTGGTCCCGCTCAACAAGAAGTACCCGATCGTCGAGCTGATGGCCTCGTGCGCGCGCTACCTGCGCGCCAACAAGCGCCGCGAATCGGTGACCTTCGAATACACCCTGATGAAGGGCATCAATGACCAGCCCGAACACGCCCGCCAGCTGGCGCGCCTGATGCGCCAGTTCGACAACGCGGTGCAGGCCTCGCACTCGGGCAAGGTCAACCTGATTCCGTTCAATCCGTTCCCGGGCACGCGCTACGAGCGCTCCGGCGATGCGGAGATCCGTGCCTTCCAGAAGATCCTGCTCGACCAGCAGGTGCTGACCATGGTGCGGCGTACCCGTGGCGACGACATCGACGCCGCCTGTGGGCAGCTCAAGGGCCAGGTGATGGACCGTACGCGCCGCCAGGCCGAGTTCAACAAGACGCTCCAGGACGGGAAAAACCGGGATGCCGCTGCCTGACCTTCGATTGCCAGCCGTTGTTTTCGTCGCGCTGGCATTCGCTGGCTGTGGCAGCAAAGGCGTCAAACCCATCAGTGCGCCGCTGGGCATCGCCCCGGAGTACGTGGCCCGTGACAGCGCCGACACCCGGCGCCGGTTCAACTACCAGGACCAGCTGACGCTGGCCGCCGAGGCCTTCCGTGCCGGCCAGCCGGACGTGGCCGAAAAGCGCGCACGCAGCGCGCTCAAGCTCGACCCGGGCCAGCCCGACGCCTACATCCTGCTCGCTGCCCTGGCCAACCAGCGCGGCGCGGTGGCCGAGGCCGGTCCGCTGTTCCAGAAGGCGGCCGAGCTGGCGCCGCAGAGCGGGGACGTGCTGAACAACTACGGTGCCTGGCTGTGCGGGCAGGGGCGAGCCGCCGAGGCGCTGCCGCTGTTCGACCGCGCCGTGGTTGCGCCGGGTTATCGCACCCCGGCTGCCGCGCTTGCCAACGCCGGCGGCTGCGCGCTGGACGCCGGGCAGCCGGAACGGGCCGTGCGTGACCTGCGCAAGGCGCTGGTGCTGGAACCCGGCAACGCCTACGCGCTGGAATCCATGGCGCGCAACGAGTACGCGCAGTCGCGTTATTTCGAGGCCCGCGCCTTCGTGCAACGGCGTCTCGCGGCTGCACCGGCCACACGTTCCGTGTTACAACTTGCCTCTCAAATCGAGGCGCAGCTTGGTGACACAGTGGCATCCGGTCGCTATCTGCAGCGAATTCGCGACGAATTTCCGCAGGATGCGGCTCCTAATTCCCGGGGTTGAAGCATTGTGATTGATGACCAGACTGTGAACGCGCTTGATACCGCTGCCGGCTGTGGGGCTCGCCTCCGCCAGGCGCGGGAAGCGGCAGGGATGACGCTGGAGGACGTGGGTCCGAAGCTGCGCATGCCGGTCCAGGTGGTGAAGTCGCTGGAAGCCGAGCAGTGGGACCGCCTCGGCGCGCCGGTGTTCGTGCGCGGCCAGCTCAAGAGCTACGCCCGCCTGCTCAACGTCGACCTGGGCGATGTGCTGGACCAGGCCCGGATCGGGCCGGTGGTGCCGCCGCAGCTGGTCAGCCATACGCATACCCCGCGGGCCCGGCGCATCGCCGAGAACCTCGGTCGCCGTGCCCTGTACGTGGGCATCACCGCGGTGCTGGCGGTGCCGGTGTGGTTCGCCACGCGCGGCCATTTCGACAGTGCGTCCACCGCGCCGGCGACCGCTTCGCTGGACGTGATTCCGGCCGCGGTTCCGGTGGCCGGCTCGTCCCCGCCGGCCGCCCCGGCCGCGTCCGCGGCGACGCCTGCCGCGGCACCGGCCGCGCCTTCGGCACCGTACCTTGCCTCGCTCACCCCGGTGCCGAGACCGGCCACCGCCGCCCCGGCCCCGGCCGGCGCGCTGACCCTGCAGTTCAAGGGCGACAGCTGGGTCGACATTGCCGGTCCCGACGGCGCGACCGTCGAGAAGGCCCTGATCAAATCCGGCGAAACCCGCACCTTCAGCCCCGGCCAGGTGGCCCGCATGGTGCTGGGCAATGCCTCGGCGGTCGAGGTTCAGCAGGCCGGCACTATCGTCGACCTTTCGCCGTACCAGCGAGCCAACGTGGCGCGCTTTACGGTATCCTCTGACGGCTCCGTGGCTCCGGTTTCACACTGAGCCGCGTTTCCGCTGTTTCGACAGTCCAATTCAAACAGTCCCTCCTGACCGGCAGGGGCGAGAGTACGCATGGCGATCGACGACCTGCTCGACGAGCACGAACAAAGTGAACGCGTCCGCAGCTGGCTGCGGAACAATGGTGTGAGCATCATCGCCGGCGTGGCGATCGCCATCGGCGGCATTGCTGGCTGGCAGTGGTGGCAGAAGGAACAGGGCAACCACCTGTCCATGGCCAACGCCGAGTACCAGGTGGTGCTCAAGCAGCTGCAGGACAACAAGCTGGATGACGCGGCCAAGGGCATCAAGGCCCTGGACGGCGGCAAGGCCAGCGTCTATGCCGACCTGGCTGCGCTGCAGCTGGCCAAGGCGCAGGTCGACGCCGGCAAGAACGAAGAGGCCCTGGCCACCCTGCGTGCGATCCAGGCCAGCCCCGAACTCAAACCCGCGATCGACCAGCGCATCGCGCGCCTGTTGATCGCCACCGGCAAGCAGGATGAAGCCATCAAGCTGCTGGGCGATGCGACCGACAGTGCCAGCCTGGAAATCCATGGCGACGCGCTGATTGCATCGGGCAAGCGCGACGAAGCCCGCGGGCTGTATGAGAAGGCGCTCAAGACGCTGGACGTGGCAGCGCCGCAGCGGCGTGTTCTGGAAACCAAGGTGATGGATGCCGGTGGCACCGTCGCCGAGCCCGCGGAGTCGGTGTAATGAAGCAGATGGTCATGATCAAGCGCGTTGCCACCCTGGTCCTGATGGGCGTGGCGCTGTCCGGCTGCAGCACCGTCAAGGGCTGGTTCGCGGGCAAGGACGCAGAGGCCAAGAAGGCGCTGGAACCGGCTGAGCTGGTCAAGTTCGAGCCGACCGTGAAGGTCGACAAGGTCTGGAGCACCAACCTGGGCAAGGGCGAGAAGCGCATTGGCGTCCGCCAGGGTCCGGTCGTGGCCGACGGCCGCGTGTTCGCGGCGGCCATCACCGGCGGCGTGCATGCGCTGGACCTTCAGACCGGCAAGACTGTGTGGACCTACGAGCCGGCCAAGGTCAAGAAGCAGCCCAAGCTGCGCCTGTCCGGTGGCCCCGGCGTCGGCGAAGGCCTGGTGGTGATCGGTACGCTGGATGGCCAGGTGATCGCGCTGGACGCCAACGACGGCACCGAAAAGTGGCGCGCCAAGGTCCCCGGTGAAGTGATTTCCGCCCCGGCCGTCGGCCAGGGCATCGTGTTCGTGCGCAGCAACGATGGCCGGGTGACCGCCTTCGATGCCGGCAACGGCACCCAGAAGTGGTTCAACCCGCGCGAACTGCCTGCGCTGACCGTGCGCGGCAACGCGCCGGTGGTGGCCGGCCCGGGCGTGCTGTTCATCGGCAACGATGACGGCAGCGTGGCCGCGCTGGCCATGCAGGACGGTCGCACCGTGTGGGACCAGATGGTCGCCAACGGCGAAGGCCGTACCGAGCTGGAGCGCATGTCCGACGTGGACGGTGCCCCGGTGCTGGAAGGCAACACCCTGTTCGTGAGCAGCTTCAAGAACCAGACCATGGCGATCGAAGGCCCGACCGGCCGTCCGCTGTGGGCACGCGATCATGGCGGCGCCGGTGGCGTGGCCCTGACCTCGGGCAATGTGTTCGTCACCGACAACAAGGGTGGCGTGTTCGGCCTGGACAAGACCAGTGGCACGGCCATGTGGTCGCAGACCGGGCTGGCCCGCCGCTCGCTGACCGGGCCGGTGGTGCAGGGCGATTACGTTGTAGTCGGTGACTACAAGGGCTACCTGCACTGGCTGCGCACCGACAACGGCGAATTCGCCGGGCGCGCCAAGAGTGGCGGCGATGCCCTGCTGGCGCAGCCAGTGGTCGCCGATGGGATTCTGCTGGTGCAGAACGTTGATGGAAAGCTGACCGCGTTCCGGTTGGCACAATAAGGAGTTACCGCGATGCTGCCCTTGGTCGCCCTGGTTGGACGGCCGAATGTCGGCAAGTCCACCATTTTCAATGCGCTGACCCGTACCCGTGACGCCCTGGTCCATGACCAGCCCGGCGTCACCCGGGACCGCAACTATGGTGTCTGCCGTCTCGACGAGGACAATCATTTCCTCGTCGTCGACACGGGCGGTATCGCGGAAGAGGAAGAGGGCCTGGCTGGTGCGACCGCACGCCAGGCCCGCGCCGCTGCTGCCGAAGCCGACCTGATCCTGTTCGTGGTCGATGCCCGTGACGGCACCTCGGCGTTGGATGACGAGATCCTGTCGTGGCTGCGCAAGCTGTCGCGGCCGACCCTGCTGCTGATCAACAAGATCGACGGCACCAACGAAGACAACGTCCGCTCCGAGTTCGCCCGTTACGGCTTCAGCGAAATGCTGACCGTGTCGGCGGCGCATCGCCAGGGCCTGGACGATCTGCTCGAGGAAGTTGTCCAGCGCCTGCCGGAAGAGGGCAGCGCCGAAGAGATGGACAACGATCCGGCCCGGATGCGCATCGCCTTCGTCGGCCGCCCCAACGTGGGCAAGTCGACCCTGGTCAACCGCATCCTCGGCGAGGAGCGGATGATCGCGTCCGAAGTGCCGGGCACCACCCGCGACTCGATCGCGGTGGACCTGGAGCGCGACGGCCGCCAGTATCGCCTGATCGACACCGCCGGCCTGCGCCGCAAGGGGCGTGTCGAAGAGGTGGTCGAGAAGTTCAGCGTGATCAAGACCCTGCAGGCCATCGAGCAGTGCCAGGTAGCCGTGCTGATGCTCGACGCCGGCGAAGGCGTGACCGACCAGGACGCCAGCGTGCTGGGCGCGGTGCTCGATGCCGGGCGTGCGCTGGTGGTGGCGATCAACAAGTGGGACGGGCTGACCGACTACCAGCGCGAGCAGGCCGAAACCCTGGTGTCGCGCAAGCTCGGCTTCGTGCCGTGGGCGGAAACCGTGCGCATCTCGGCCAAGCATGGCTCGGGCCTGCGCGAGCTGTTCCGTGCGATCCACCAGGCGCATGCCTCGGCCACGCATGAGTTCAGCACCAGCGAAGTCAACAAGGCGCTGGAAATCGCCTACGAGACCAACCCGCCGCCGGCGGTGCGTGGCCACGTGTCCAAGCTGCGTTACGTGCACCCGGGCGGTTCCAACCCGCCGACCTTCATCGTGCACGGCACCCGCCTGAAGGAACTGCCGGAGTCGTACAAGCGCTACCTCGAGAACTTCTTCCGCAAGCGCTTCAAGCTGATCGGCACGCCGGTGCAGTTCATCTTCCGCGAGGGTACCAACCCGTACGAAGGCAAGAAGAACCAGCTGACCGAGCGCCAGATCGCCAAGAAGAAGCGCCTGATCCGCCACGTAAAGGGCCGCTGACGCGACTCCGGATACGGCGATCCCGGTAGAGCCACGCCCTGCGTGGCTTCGCGGCGTCCGAACGTACGACAGCCACGCAGAGCGTGGCTCTACCGTCCGGGCGCGCGCGATAATGTGGCCATGAGCGCCATTCTCGAGATCACCCCCGAACACGCCCACCAACGCGCCCTCCACGGCGCGCTGCTGATCGACGTGCGCGAAGCGCACGAGCGCGCCACCGGCATGGCCGAAGGCGCGCGGGGTATCGCGCAGGGCGACCTCCAGGCCGAGCCCACCGCGCACCTCCCGGCACTCGACCGCGAGATCCTGCTGATCTGCCAGAGCGGCAAGCGCTCGCTCGACACGGCAACGGCCCTGCACGACCTCGGCTACACCCGCATCGCCTCGGTCCACGGCGGCACCACCGCCTGGCGCGCCGCCGGCCTGCCACTGGTGCAACCGCTGCAGAGCGATGACGAACGCGACTTCAACGAACGCTACTCGCGCCACCTGCTGCTGCCCCAGGTCGGCGTGGCCGGCCAGCAGGCGCTGCTGGGCGCGCGCGTGCTGCTGCTCGGCGCCGGGGGCCTCGGCTCGCCCGCCGCCTTCTACCTGGCCGCTGCCGGGGTAGGGCACCTGCGCATCGCCGACGACGACGTCGTCGACCGCAGCAACCTGCACCGGCAGATCCTGCACACCGACGCCAGCGTCGGCCAGCCCAAGGTGCTGTCGGCGCGGGAACGACTGCTGGCGCTCAATCCACGCCTGGACGTGGACGCCGTGCAGGCGCGCGTCACCTCGGACAACATCGACGCCCTGCTGGAAGGCGTGGACGTGGTGCTGGACGGCTCGGACAACTTCCCGCTGCGCTACCTGCTCAACGATGCGTGCATCAAGCACGGCATACCGCTGGTGTATGGCGCGGTGGAGCGCTTCACCGGCCAGGTGTCGGTGTTCGATGCCGGCCGCCAGCGCGGCCACGCACCGTGTTACCGCTGCCTGTTCCCGGAACCACCCCCGCCGGAGTTCGCGCCCAACTGCGCCGAAGCCGGCGTGCTCGGCGTGCTGCCGGGCATGGTCGGCCTGCTGCAGGCCACCGAAGTGCTCAAGCTGCTGCTGGGCATCGGCGAGCCGCTCGTCGGCCGGTTGTTGACCTTCGATGCGCTGGCAATGCGCTTCCGCGAAATCCGGCTGGCGCCGGACCCGGCGTGCCCGGTATGTGCGCCGGGGCAGGCGTTCCCCGGATACATCGACTACACGGCGTTTTGCAGTAGCAGTTAGTGGAATGACCTGGCGCTTTTATGGCCTATCGTTCCATTCCCGGCACGATCCTGCGCACCGGCGTGCTATGTCCCTGCGTCAACTTGTCCTATCGTGACGGCTGATCGGATTTACAGGGAACAACCGCATGGCGGTGGAAGCAGGTGCCAGTGAACTGGTGAAGGTAGTCGCCCTGCTGGGTGCGGCCGTGGTGATGGTGCCGCTGTTCCGCCGGCTGGGACTGGGCTCGGTGCTGGGCTACTTCGCCGCCGGCCTGGCGATCGGACCGTTCGGCTTCGGCTGGTTCTCCGACCCACAGGCGATCCTGCATACCGCCGAACTCGGCGTGGTGATGTTCCTGTTCGTGATCGGACTGGAAATGCGTCCTTCGCACCTGTGGAGCCTGCGCACCGAAATCTTCGGCCTGGGCACCCTGCAGATCGTGGTCTGCGGTGCGGTGCTCACCGGCGTGTGCATGCTGTTCGGCTTCCCGCTGCCGGTGGCCTTCATCGGCGCGGCCGGTTTCGTGCTGACCTCCACCGCGGTGGTGATGCAGCTGCTGGCCGAGCGCGGCGACATCGCGCTGCCCTCGGGGCAGAAGATCGTCTCGATCCTGCTGTTCGAAGACCTGCTGATCGTGCCGCTGCTGGCCGTGGTGGCGTTCATGGCGCCGGTGCAGGCCGACGCCGGCGCGGGTTCGCGCTGGCTCAGCGTGGCCATTGCCGCCGGCGCGATCATCGGCCTGGTGCTGGTGGGGCGCTTCCTGCTCAACCCGCTGTTCCGCATCCTGGCGGCGGCCAAGGCGCGTGAGGTGATGACCGCCGCCGCACTGCTTGTGGTGCTGGGTGCGGCGCTGCTGATGCAACTGGGCGGCCTCTCGATGGCAATGGGCGCGTTCCTCGCCGGCGTGCTGCTGAGCGAGTCGACCTTCCGCCACCAGATCGAAGCGGATATCGAGCCGTTCCGCGGCATCCTGCTCGGCCTGTTCTTCCTCAGCGTGGGCATGGCGCTGGACCTGACCGTGGTCGCCAACAACTGGCCGCTGATCGTGTCCGGCGTGCTGGCGCTGATGCTGGCCAAGGCGGTCTGCATCTACACCGTGGCGCGCCTGCTGGGCAGCGACCACCGCCAGGCGCTGGACCGTGGCGTGGTGATGGCGCAGGGCGGCGAGTTCGCGTTCGTGCTGTTCTCGGCCGCGGCCACCGCGGGGGTGATCGGGGTGGAGGTCAATGCCAACCTGACCGCCATCGTGGTCCTCTCGATGGCGCTGACCCCGCTGTTCGTGCTGCTGCACGACAGGTTGATGCCGGCGCGCGAAGTGTCGCTGGAAGGGGTGGACACCGCCGAGGGCATGTCCGGCAGCGTGCTGATGATCGGTTTCGGTCGTTTCGGCCAGGTCGCCAGCCAGTCGCTGCTGGCGCGCGACGTGGACGTGACCATCATCGACAACGACGTGGACATGATCCACAACGCCGAGCGCTTCGGCTTCAAGATTTATTACGGTGATGGCACCCGCCTGGACGTGCTGCATGCGTCCGGCGCCGCCACTGCGCGTGCGATTGCGATCTGCGTCAACAGCGACGTCGACGCCGACCGCATCGTGGAACTGGCGAAACACGAATTCCCGCAGGCCAAGCTGCTGGTGCGTTCGTTCGACCGCGAACATTCGCTGCGCCTGATCCATGCGGGCGTCGACTATCAGATCCGCGAAACCTTCGAATCGGCCCTGCAGTTCGGCCAGGCCGCATTGATGGAGCTCGGCGCCGACGCCGACGACGCACGCGAGATCGCCGAACAGATCCGCGAGCGCGACGCCGAGCGTTTCGAACTGGAAATGGCCGGTGGCGACCTGCGTGCGGGCGCCCACATGGTGTTCGGCAGCGCGCTGCCCGGCGTGCCGACCCCGACGCCGTTCACCGCGCCAAAGCGCAAGGCGCGCACCCTCAACGCCGACGAAGTCCCCGACGAAGAGTAGTGCCGGCCGCCGGCCGGCTCCTCGCATTACCTTCCGGCAGCCCGAAGAGCCGGCCAGCGGCCGGCACTACCGGCGGTCGCTGGCCCGCAGGTGTTCGGCATCCCGCTAATGAAGGACAATACGCTCCCCGCCGCCCCACGCCGCACGCCCGATGACCGACTCCGCCGCCCCCCATTCCGCCCGCATCCTGGACGGACGCCGCATCGCCGAAGACCTGCTGGACAGCCTGAAGGTGCGCGTGGACGCCCGCCTGGCCGCCGGTGGCAGCCGGCCGGGGCTGGCCGTGGTGCTGGTCGGCGGCGACCCGGCTTCGACCGTGTACGTGCGCAACAAGCGCCGCGCGGCCGAGAAGGTCGGCATCGAAGCGTTCGACTATGACCTGCCGGCCGGCACCAGCGAAGCCCAGCTGCTGACCCTGATCGACCAGCTCAATGCCGACCCGAAGATCCACGGCATCCTGGTGCAGCTGCCGCTGCCGGGCATTCCCGACGCCAGCCGCCTGATCCACCGGATCGACCCGCGCAAGGACGTGGACGGCTTCCATCCGGAAAACGTCGGCCACCTGGCGCTGCGCGAATTCGGCCTGCGCCCGTGCACCCCGCGCGGCATCACCACGCTGCTCGGCCATACCGACCAGCCGGTGCGCGGCCGCAACGCCACCATCGTCGGCGTGAGCAACCACGTGGGCCGGCCGATGGGCCTGGAACTGCTGATCGCCGGCTGCACGGTGACCAGCTGCCACAAGTTCACCCCCAAGGACGTGCTGGAGCAGTCGGTGCGCAACGCCGACATCCTGGTGGTCGCGGTGGGCCGCCCGGGGATCGTGCCGGGCGAGTGGGTCAAGCCGGGCGCGGTGGTGATCGACGTGGGCATCAACCGCCTGGACGACGGCCGCCTGGTCGGCGACGTGGGCTTCGACGCGGCCGCGCAGCGCGCCAGCTGGATCACCCCGGTGCCGGGTGGGGTAGGGCCGATGACCGTGGCCACCCTGATGCAGAATACGATTGAGGCCGCCGAAGCGTCCTGAATGGCGACACGCGGCGCGACACAGCGTCGCATCTGGCCCCTGCCCATCGGGGCCAAATCAGGGTAAAATGTCGCGCTTCCCCACATCTCGGGTATGCCGATGCTGCGCATCCAGGCTGAAGCACTGACTTACGACGACGTCTCGCTCGTCCCCGCCCATTCGACCATCCTGCCCAAGGACGTCACCCTGGAGACGCGCCTGACGCGTGACCTGCGGTTGAAGTTGCCGATCCTTTCGGCTGCCATGGACACCGTTACCGAAGCCCGCCTGGCGATCGCCATGGCCCAGCTCGGCGGCATGGGCATCATCCACAAGAACCTGAGCGTGGAGCAGCAGGCCGCTGAAGTGGCCAAGGTCAAGAAGTTCGAGGCCGGCGTCATCCGCGACCCGATCACGGTCGGTCCGGAAACCACCATCCGCGACGTGCTGGCCCTGACCCAGGCGCGCAACATCTCCGGCGTGCCGGTGGTCGACGGCGGCCAGCTGGTCGGCATCGTGACCCACCGCGACATGCGCTTCGAGACCGAGCTGGACGATCCGGTCCGCCACATCATGACCAAGAAGGATCGCCTGATCACGGTCAAGGAAGGCGCTGCGTCCGACGAAGTCCTGCAGCTGCTGCACCGCAACCGCATCGAAAAGATCCTGGTGGTCAACGATGATTTCGCCCTGCGCGGCCTGATCACCGTCAAGGACATCCAGAAGAACACCGATTACCCGAACGCCGCCAAGGACATCGCGACCCGCCTGCTGGTCGGCGCGGCCGTTGGCGTGGGCGGCGACACCGACCGTCGCGTCGAAGCGCTGGTCGCGGCCGGCGTCGATGTGCTGGTGGTGGACACCGCGCACGGCCACTCGCAGGGCGTGCTGGACCGCGTCAGCTGGGTCAAGAAGCACTTCCCGCAGGTGCAGGTCGTCGGCGGCAACATCTGCACCGGCGAAGCGGCCCTGGCGCTGCTGGACAGCGGCGCGGACGCGGTCAAGGTCGGCATCGGCCCGGGCTCGATCTGCACCACCCGCGTGGTCGCCGGTGTCGGCGTGCCGCAGGTCACCGCGATCGACCTGGTCGCCGAAGCGCTGCAGGACCGCATCCCGCTGATCGCCGACGGTGGCATCCGCTACTCCGGCGACATCGGCAAGGCGCTGGCTGCCGGTGCCTCGACCATCATGATCGGTGGCCTGCTGGCC
This portion of the Stenotrophomonas aracearum genome encodes:
- the rlmN gene encoding 23S rRNA (adenine(2503)-C(2))-methyltransferase RlmN, yielding MNEVVQPTAIPIVLAEGAPVAKQNLLDLDRAGLERFFAETLGEARYRAHQVMKWIHHHYVTDFDEMTDLGKALRAKLHQHAEVRVPNIVFDKPSADGTHKWLLAMGTDGKNAIEAVYIPDKNRGTLCVSSQVGCALNCTFCSTATQGFNRNLSTAEIIGQVWVAARHLGNIPHKQRRLTNVVMMGMGEPLMNFDNVVRAMSVMRDDLGYGLANKRVTLSTSGLVPQIDRLSAESDVSLAVSLHAPNDALRETLVPLNKKYPIVELMASCARYLRANKRRESVTFEYTLMKGINDQPEHARQLARLMRQFDNAVQASHSGKVNLIPFNPFPGTRYERSGDAEIRAFQKILLDQQVLTMVRRTRGDDIDAACGQLKGQVMDRTRRQAEFNKTLQDGKNRDAAA
- the pilW gene encoding type IV pilus biogenesis/stability protein PilW translates to MPLPDLRLPAVVFVALAFAGCGSKGVKPISAPLGIAPEYVARDSADTRRRFNYQDQLTLAAEAFRAGQPDVAEKRARSALKLDPGQPDAYILLAALANQRGAVAEAGPLFQKAAELAPQSGDVLNNYGAWLCGQGRAAEALPLFDRAVVAPGYRTPAAALANAGGCALDAGQPERAVRDLRKALVLEPGNAYALESMARNEYAQSRYFEARAFVQRRLAAAPATRSVLQLASQIEAQLGDTVASGRYLQRIRDEFPQDAAPNSRG
- a CDS encoding helix-turn-helix domain-containing protein, whose protein sequence is MIDDQTVNALDTAAGCGARLRQAREAAGMTLEDVGPKLRMPVQVVKSLEAEQWDRLGAPVFVRGQLKSYARLLNVDLGDVLDQARIGPVVPPQLVSHTHTPRARRIAENLGRRALYVGITAVLAVPVWFATRGHFDSASTAPATASLDVIPAAVPVAGSSPPAAPAASAATPAAAPAAPSAPYLASLTPVPRPATAAPAPAGALTLQFKGDSWVDIAGPDGATVEKALIKSGETRTFSPGQVARMVLGNASAVEVQQAGTIVDLSPYQRANVARFTVSSDGSVAPVSH
- a CDS encoding YfgM family protein; its protein translation is MAIDDLLDEHEQSERVRSWLRNNGVSIIAGVAIAIGGIAGWQWWQKEQGNHLSMANAEYQVVLKQLQDNKLDDAAKGIKALDGGKASVYADLAALQLAKAQVDAGKNEEALATLRAIQASPELKPAIDQRIARLLIATGKQDEAIKLLGDATDSASLEIHGDALIASGKRDEARGLYEKALKTLDVAAPQRRVLETKVMDAGGTVAEPAESV
- the bamB gene encoding outer membrane protein assembly factor BamB — encoded protein: MKQMVMIKRVATLVLMGVALSGCSTVKGWFAGKDAEAKKALEPAELVKFEPTVKVDKVWSTNLGKGEKRIGVRQGPVVADGRVFAAAITGGVHALDLQTGKTVWTYEPAKVKKQPKLRLSGGPGVGEGLVVIGTLDGQVIALDANDGTEKWRAKVPGEVISAPAVGQGIVFVRSNDGRVTAFDAGNGTQKWFNPRELPALTVRGNAPVVAGPGVLFIGNDDGSVAALAMQDGRTVWDQMVANGEGRTELERMSDVDGAPVLEGNTLFVSSFKNQTMAIEGPTGRPLWARDHGGAGGVALTSGNVFVTDNKGGVFGLDKTSGTAMWSQTGLARRSLTGPVVQGDYVVVGDYKGYLHWLRTDNGEFAGRAKSGGDALLAQPVVADGILLVQNVDGKLTAFRLAQ
- the der gene encoding ribosome biogenesis GTPase Der produces the protein MLPLVALVGRPNVGKSTIFNALTRTRDALVHDQPGVTRDRNYGVCRLDEDNHFLVVDTGGIAEEEEGLAGATARQARAAAAEADLILFVVDARDGTSALDDEILSWLRKLSRPTLLLINKIDGTNEDNVRSEFARYGFSEMLTVSAAHRQGLDDLLEEVVQRLPEEGSAEEMDNDPARMRIAFVGRPNVGKSTLVNRILGEERMIASEVPGTTRDSIAVDLERDGRQYRLIDTAGLRRKGRVEEVVEKFSVIKTLQAIEQCQVAVLMLDAGEGVTDQDASVLGAVLDAGRALVVAINKWDGLTDYQREQAETLVSRKLGFVPWAETVRISAKHGSGLRELFRAIHQAHASATHEFSTSEVNKALEIAYETNPPPAVRGHVSKLRYVHPGGSNPPTFIVHGTRLKELPESYKRYLENFFRKRFKLIGTPVQFIFREGTNPYEGKKNQLTERQIAKKKRLIRHVKGR
- the moeB gene encoding molybdopterin-synthase adenylyltransferase MoeB, whose protein sequence is MSAILEITPEHAHQRALHGALLIDVREAHERATGMAEGARGIAQGDLQAEPTAHLPALDREILLICQSGKRSLDTATALHDLGYTRIASVHGGTTAWRAAGLPLVQPLQSDDERDFNERYSRHLLLPQVGVAGQQALLGARVLLLGAGGLGSPAAFYLAAAGVGHLRIADDDVVDRSNLHRQILHTDASVGQPKVLSARERLLALNPRLDVDAVQARVTSDNIDALLEGVDVVLDGSDNFPLRYLLNDACIKHGIPLVYGAVERFTGQVSVFDAGRQRGHAPCYRCLFPEPPPPEFAPNCAEAGVLGVLPGMVGLLQATEVLKLLLGIGEPLVGRLLTFDALAMRFREIRLAPDPACPVCAPGQAFPGYIDYTAFCSSS
- a CDS encoding monovalent cation:proton antiporter-2 (CPA2) family protein translates to MAVEAGASELVKVVALLGAAVVMVPLFRRLGLGSVLGYFAAGLAIGPFGFGWFSDPQAILHTAELGVVMFLFVIGLEMRPSHLWSLRTEIFGLGTLQIVVCGAVLTGVCMLFGFPLPVAFIGAAGFVLTSTAVVMQLLAERGDIALPSGQKIVSILLFEDLLIVPLLAVVAFMAPVQADAGAGSRWLSVAIAAGAIIGLVLVGRFLLNPLFRILAAAKAREVMTAAALLVVLGAALLMQLGGLSMAMGAFLAGVLLSESTFRHQIEADIEPFRGILLGLFFLSVGMALDLTVVANNWPLIVSGVLALMLAKAVCIYTVARLLGSDHRQALDRGVVMAQGGEFAFVLFSAAATAGVIGVEVNANLTAIVVLSMALTPLFVLLHDRLMPAREVSLEGVDTAEGMSGSVLMIGFGRFGQVASQSLLARDVDVTIIDNDVDMIHNAERFGFKIYYGDGTRLDVLHASGAATARAIAICVNSDVDADRIVELAKHEFPQAKLLVRSFDREHSLRLIHAGVDYQIRETFESALQFGQAALMELGADADDAREIAEQIRERDAERFELEMAGGDLRAGAHMVFGSALPGVPTPTPFTAPKRKARTLNADEVPDEE
- the folD gene encoding bifunctional methylenetetrahydrofolate dehydrogenase/methenyltetrahydrofolate cyclohydrolase FolD, coding for MTDSAAPHSARILDGRRIAEDLLDSLKVRVDARLAAGGSRPGLAVVLVGGDPASTVYVRNKRRAAEKVGIEAFDYDLPAGTSEAQLLTLIDQLNADPKIHGILVQLPLPGIPDASRLIHRIDPRKDVDGFHPENVGHLALREFGLRPCTPRGITTLLGHTDQPVRGRNATIVGVSNHVGRPMGLELLIAGCTVTSCHKFTPKDVLEQSVRNADILVVAVGRPGIVPGEWVKPGAVVIDVGINRLDDGRLVGDVGFDAAAQRASWITPVPGGVGPMTVATLMQNTIEAAEAS